In Marinitoga sp. 1197, the following proteins share a genomic window:
- the dnaA gene encoding chromosomal replication initiator protein DnaA — translation MTNEELLEMLKSKINHDTWEQWFTSAQILEIQDKKVIIGIGNLFVKDFVARKYGTLVSNTLSDILSRKISAEFTFIPADKSTKKKSGPLIKNRPLKLSDFNSEYTFDNFVIGEANRVAYYSALEVANNPGKYNPLFIYGDVALGKTHLLHAIGNHLMETSPDLKVMYVTAEEFMNDLMKSLRDEKMDDFRERYRKKIDILLIDDVQFLIGKDMAQGELFHTFNTLFNLGKQIIICSDRTPEELATFHPRLISRFEMGLVVNVDEPDKKTKLKIAKKMAEMSSVYLTDDVVTYLVENIDNNLRRLRGLILNLFFHSKVTGEKVNIETVKKLYSSLKAHKKSIPQTKETLKVLKKNLILEAVIKEYNLTREKLFSSTRKKEISEARQILAFMLKNYGKMKVKDISSFIGKNHSTISQSIKKIEKELTSGNLILKRRIDEIRKLFEEAEKIQVTENVS, via the coding sequence GTGACAAACGAAGAATTATTAGAAATGCTAAAATCCAAGATAAATCATGATACCTGGGAACAATGGTTTACCTCTGCCCAAATATTGGAAATACAGGATAAAAAAGTAATTATAGGAATAGGAAACCTGTTTGTTAAAGATTTTGTAGCAAGAAAGTATGGAACTTTAGTTTCCAACACTTTATCTGATATTCTTTCAAGAAAAATATCAGCTGAATTTACATTTATCCCAGCTGATAAATCAACTAAGAAAAAATCCGGTCCATTAATAAAAAATAGACCATTAAAACTCTCTGATTTTAATTCCGAATATACTTTCGATAATTTTGTTATAGGAGAGGCAAATCGTGTAGCTTATTATTCTGCATTAGAGGTTGCCAATAATCCAGGAAAATACAATCCTCTGTTTATATACGGAGATGTTGCATTAGGAAAAACACATCTTTTACATGCAATTGGTAATCACTTAATGGAAACATCGCCTGACTTAAAAGTAATGTATGTAACAGCTGAAGAATTTATGAATGATTTAATGAAATCTTTAAGAGATGAAAAAATGGATGATTTTAGAGAGAGATATAGGAAAAAGATTGATATATTATTAATTGACGATGTTCAATTCTTAATTGGCAAAGATATGGCACAAGGTGAACTTTTTCATACTTTTAACACTCTTTTTAATCTTGGAAAACAAATAATTATCTGTTCTGATAGAACACCTGAAGAGTTGGCGACATTTCACCCACGATTAATAAGCAGGTTTGAAATGGGACTAGTTGTAAATGTTGACGAACCTGACAAAAAAACTAAACTAAAAATAGCTAAAAAAATGGCAGAGATGAGTTCGGTTTATTTAACAGATGATGTTGTTACATATTTAGTTGAAAATATAGACAATAACCTTAGAAGGTTGAGAGGATTAATTTTAAATCTTTTTTTCCACAGTAAAGTTACAGGAGAAAAAGTAAATATTGAAACAGTGAAAAAATTATACAGTTCTTTAAAGGCTCATAAAAAAAGTATTCCTCAAACAAAAGAAACTTTAAAAGTTTTAAAGAAAAATCTTATTTTAGAAGCTGTTATCAAGGAATATAATTTAACTCGAGAAAAATTATTCAGCTCTACAAGAAAAAAGGAAATATCTGAAGCAAGACAAATTCTCGCATTTATGCTTAAGAATTATGGAAAAATGAAAGTAAAGGATATTTCAAGTTTTATAGGAAAAAATCATTCTACAATAAGTCAGTCAATAAAAAAGATTGAAAAGGAATTAACCAGCGGAAACCTAATATTAAAACGAAGGATAGATGAGATAAGAAAATTATTTGAGGAAGCAGAAAAAATACAGGTTACAGAAAATGTAAGCTAA
- a CDS encoding GAF domain-containing protein yields MRSILQDFTPEFLKILNKDKIFWFDGWREYKQNKPKIIREYEKLENLNNEKIKKYLGEIKRKDLDMFKQYWENNFLQIKKDIVMKLSRNSEYFQLKRGDFVVYVTGLLGLKPFYYIETYYGTVILIDAFYHFLNNIDIRKTVENAILKFINENPVNSKKALFAKLLSQIEKYIYDNNNIYKVMEKIVKILYENVDYYNWVGFYLTDDKDKNLLILGSYLGEPTEHIKIPFGSGICGQAASTKNTFVVQDVTKETNYLSCSDKTKSEIVVPIIDKNGNVFGELDIDSHKLEPFTVEDTQFLEEIISLFVKKFL; encoded by the coding sequence ATGAGAAGCATATTACAGGACTTTACACCAGAATTTTTGAAAATATTAAATAAAGACAAAATTTTTTGGTTTGATGGTTGGAGAGAATACAAACAGAATAAACCAAAAATTATAAGAGAATATGAAAAATTAGAAAATCTAAATAATGAAAAAATTAAAAAGTATCTTGGTGAAATTAAACGAAAAGATCTTGATATGTTCAAACAATACTGGGAGAATAACTTTTTGCAAATAAAAAAAGATATTGTTATGAAACTTTCAAGAAATTCTGAATATTTCCAACTTAAAAGAGGTGACTTTGTTGTCTATGTAACAGGACTACTCGGACTAAAACCTTTTTATTATATTGAGACATACTATGGCACTGTAATATTAATAGATGCATTCTACCATTTTTTAAATAATATTGATATCAGAAAAACCGTTGAAAATGCAATATTAAAATTTATAAATGAAAATCCTGTCAATTCAAAAAAAGCTTTATTTGCCAAATTATTATCTCAAATAGAGAAATACATATATGACAATAACAATATATATAAAGTAATGGAAAAAATTGTCAAAATTTTATATGAAAATGTTGATTATTATAATTGGGTTGGATTTTATTTAACTGATGATAAAGATAAAAATTTATTGATACTTGGTAGCTACCTTGGAGAACCTACTGAACATATTAAAATACCTTTTGGTAGTGGAATATGCGGTCAGGCAGCATCTACAAAAAATACATTTGTAGTTCAAGACGTAACAAAGGAAACAAATTATTTATCCTGTAGCGATAAAACAAAGTCCGAAATTGTCGTTCCAATAATTGATAAAAACGGAAATGTTTTTGGAGAGCTGGATATAGACAGTCATAAATTAGAACCATTTACAGTAGAGGATACCCAATTTTTAGAAGAAATTATTAGTTTATTTGTTAAAAAATTTCTTTAA
- a CDS encoding MBL fold metallo-hydrolase gives MKLQKITENVYYINDTTNIGVIRVNKENDVLIVDSGSDDSKGRRIIKILKENGFNLKYIINTHIHADHIGGNHYIQKHIPEVKIFSTRAEISMIENPIYMPYFLYSGAYPIKELRNKFLLAKPSKVTNIIDELLSDIIIENNKISLLPLDGHTEFQKGIAFENVLFCGDALISEELLEKHKIPVNVNIKNAKQTLLNLQNMNYDYYIPSHGTLLNNISTLAKENYKRIEEIEEKILNFLNTEKSTEKIISYMLYSYGLNINNATLYYLYNTTIMSFLSYLKEEKKITNIIKNNTVYWKML, from the coding sequence ATGAAATTACAAAAAATTACAGAAAATGTATATTATATCAATGATACTACAAATATTGGAGTTATAAGAGTTAATAAAGAAAACGATGTATTAATAGTTGATTCTGGAAGTGATGATTCAAAAGGAAGAAGAATAATAAAAATTTTGAAAGAAAATGGCTTTAATCTAAAATATATTATTAATACTCATATTCATGCAGATCATATTGGAGGAAATCATTATATTCAGAAGCATATTCCAGAAGTAAAAATATTTTCAACAAGAGCTGAGATAAGTATGATAGAAAATCCTATATATATGCCCTATTTCCTATATTCAGGAGCATATCCTATTAAAGAACTCAGAAATAAATTTTTATTAGCTAAACCTTCAAAGGTTACTAATATTATTGATGAACTTCTTTCAGATATTATTATAGAAAATAATAAAATTTCTTTATTACCTCTTGATGGACACACAGAATTCCAAAAAGGTATTGCTTTTGAAAATGTACTTTTTTGTGGAGATGCTTTAATTTCTGAAGAATTATTAGAAAAACACAAGATACCTGTTAATGTAAATATAAAAAATGCTAAGCAAACTCTCTTAAATTTGCAGAATATGAATTATGATTATTATATTCCATCTCATGGCACTTTACTTAATAACATTTCCACTTTAGCAAAGGAAAATTATAAAAGAATTGAAGAAATAGAAGAAAAGATACTGAATTTTTTAAATACGGAAAAAAGTACTGAAAAAATTATATCTTATATGTTATATTCTTACGGATTAAATATAAACAATGCAACTCTATACTATTTATATAATACAACAATTATGAGTTTTTTAAGTTATTTAAAAGAAGAAAAAAAGATAACAAATATTATAAAAAATAATACTGTTTATTGGAAGATGCTATAA
- a CDS encoding 4Fe-4S binding protein gives MKNKNNIIRFIVYISEIIFFIIFLILLKNQVLIKWIFIFLAGFLLSPLFGRFYCGWICPINTIFKPIDFVYRKMKIDRLRTPSFLKSKIIRFIFLFSFILLFIITKILKIKLNILLYVIGLATLITLFFEEELWHKHLCPYGSMLSIASKKSLKRLNIDEKKCIGCGMCQKICPTNTIITLDSKKRKILSSECLMCFECQKICPTNAITLKNTIKVHVK, from the coding sequence ATGAAAAATAAAAATAATATAATAAGGTTTATAGTGTATATTTCTGAAATAATATTTTTCATAATATTTTTAATATTATTGAAAAATCAGGTATTAATAAAATGGATTTTTATTTTTCTTGCAGGTTTTTTATTATCTCCGCTATTTGGTAGATTTTATTGTGGTTGGATATGTCCTATAAATACTATATTTAAACCTATAGATTTTGTTTATAGAAAAATGAAAATTGATAGATTACGAACACCGTCTTTTTTAAAGTCAAAAATAATTAGATTCATATTTTTATTTTCATTTATACTACTATTTATTATTACTAAAATACTAAAGATTAAATTAAATATTTTGTTATATGTCATAGGATTAGCTACACTGATAACTCTTTTTTTTGAAGAAGAATTATGGCATAAACATCTTTGTCCATATGGCTCAATGCTGAGTATTGCTTCGAAAAAATCATTAAAAAGATTGAATATTGATGAAAAAAAATGTATAGGTTGTGGAATGTGTCAAAAAATATGTCCTACTAATACTATAATTACACTTGATAGTAAAAAAAGAAAAATATTATCCAGTGAATGTTTGATGTGTTTTGAATGCCAGAAGATATGTCCCACAAATGCAATAACATTAAAAAATACTATTAAAGTCCATGTTAAATAA
- a CDS encoding HAD family hydrolase, translated as MIKGIIFDLYGTLINANHLFLPIAEIISKEINIPAIDLEKTIRNVYNKYFNSYHLKPFKPEREYYNLMFKELKKFYKLENSEEWYINQMYKTFIELKPYDDVEFLKTIKKAKIKIAILSNADDDFVIPALKNKPFPFDFLITSYSVKMYKPDPKIFEYTLNKMNLQKNEVIFVGDNYNVDIVGGNNFGIKSILIKRWNQNITYSDSIYVLKELYKYLKY; from the coding sequence TTGATAAAAGGTATTATTTTCGATTTGTATGGTACATTGATAAATGCCAATCATCTTTTTCTTCCAATAGCTGAAATTATTTCTAAAGAGATTAATATTCCCGCAATAGATTTAGAAAAAACAATCAGAAACGTATATAATAAGTATTTTAATTCATATCATTTAAAACCATTTAAACCCGAAAGAGAATATTACAATTTGATGTTTAAAGAATTAAAAAAGTTTTATAAATTAGAAAATTCAGAAGAATGGTATATTAACCAAATGTATAAAACCTTTATTGAATTAAAACCATATGATGATGTTGAATTTTTAAAAACAATAAAAAAGGCAAAAATAAAAATAGCAATACTATCTAATGCTGATGATGATTTTGTAATTCCTGCATTGAAAAATAAACCTTTTCCTTTTGATTTTTTAATTACATCATATTCAGTTAAAATGTATAAACCTGATCCGAAAATTTTTGAATATACATTAAATAAAATGAATTTACAAAAAAATGAAGTAATTTTTGTTGGAGATAATTATAACGTTGATATAGTCGGCGGAAACAATTTTGGTATAAAATCAATATTAATAAAAAGATGGAACCAAAATATAACATATTCTGATTCCATCTATGTATTGAAAGAATTATATAAATATTTAAAATATTAA
- a CDS encoding Rossmann-like domain-containing protein yields the protein MTIAKKLYDMALKNIDDEIIEDFVIGIGETAVKLSDGRTGFVATNKEDTLGKCEEFYKCMGLDGMPESKAEVGMKVKDLLKVGLFSGDPLLRSVSYAAVNAIFNKDPERFIEGDTLKLMEFNKKDIVGIVGEITPFVDALRPKVWDVLVFDRQRRHDQILPDWAIIEMLPKCTAVIITGTTIVNGTIDYILNYINTERVAIAGPSTIMVENVFPVKILSGSFIEDSDKLFDLVKKGAGTRTLFRSGAARKVNLIF from the coding sequence ATGACAATAGCAAAAAAACTATATGATATGGCTTTGAAAAACATTGATGATGAAATTATTGAAGATTTTGTGATTGGTATTGGAGAAACTGCGGTTAAATTAAGTGATGGTAGAACAGGATTTGTCGCTACAAATAAAGAAGACACTCTCGGGAAATGTGAAGAATTTTACAAATGTATGGGGTTAGATGGAATGCCTGAAAGTAAAGCTGAAGTTGGTATGAAAGTAAAAGATTTATTAAAAGTAGGCTTGTTTTCTGGCGATCCTCTTTTGAGATCTGTATCTTATGCTGCGGTAAATGCGATTTTTAATAAAGATCCAGAAAGATTTATTGAAGGCGATACGTTGAAATTGATGGAATTTAATAAAAAAGATATAGTAGGAATTGTTGGAGAAATTACACCGTTTGTTGATGCTTTAAGGCCAAAAGTGTGGGATGTTCTTGTTTTTGACAGACAGCGAAGACATGACCAGATTTTACCTGACTGGGCAATAATAGAAATGTTGCCTAAATGTACAGCTGTTATTATTACAGGAACGACTATTGTAAATGGTACAATCGATTATATATTAAATTATATAAATACTGAAAGAGTAGCTATTGCAGGCCCTTCGACTATAATGGTTGAGAATGTATTTCCTGTAAAGATTTTGTCTGGTTCATTTATAGAAGATTCAGATAAATTATTTGATTTAGTAAAGAAAGGTGCTGGCACCAGGACGTTATTTAGAAGTGGTGCTGCACGCAAAGTAAATTTAATATTTTAA
- a CDS encoding class I SAM-dependent methyltransferase yields the protein MKIHEKLKKSYDILSKHYEFDVDTKTFNAYYERPAMIKAIGKIKNLRVLDAGCGAGYYTKWLIDNNAKEVVAIDFSKKMVEATKRKVENKAHVLELDLNTKLPFNNNYFDMIVSSLTLHYVKDLNFTLSEFKRVLKENGVLIFSINHPIMTYLYFSLENYFEEILLEDLINKVPVYFYHRSFNTIFDALYNNNFFVVNMYEPKPTKDFLKLDEKNYKKLMKKPNFLIIKAIKSNVTK from the coding sequence ATGAAAATACATGAAAAATTAAAAAAATCATACGATATATTATCCAAACATTATGAATTTGATGTTGATACAAAAACATTTAATGCATATTATGAACGTCCTGCAATGATAAAAGCTATAGGAAAAATTAAAAATTTAAGAGTTTTAGATGCAGGTTGTGGAGCTGGTTATTATACTAAATGGTTGATTGATAATAATGCTAAAGAAGTAGTAGCAATAGATTTTTCAAAAAAAATGGTAGAGGCCACAAAAAGAAAAGTGGAAAATAAAGCACATGTACTTGAATTAGATTTGAATACCAAATTACCTTTTAATAATAATTATTTCGATATGATTGTTTCTTCTCTAACTTTGCATTATGTTAAAGATTTAAATTTTACATTAAGCGAATTTAAAAGAGTTTTGAAAGAAAATGGAGTACTTATATTTTCAATTAATCATCCAATTATGACATATTTATATTTTTCTTTAGAGAATTATTTTGAGGAAATTCTATTGGAAGATTTAATAAATAAAGTTCCTGTTTATTTTTATCATAGATCATTTAATACAATTTTTGATGCATTATATAATAATAATTTTTTTGTTGTAAATATGTATGAGCCAAAACCAACAAAAGATTTTTTAAAACTGGATGAGAAAAATTATAAAAAACTTATGAAAAAACCAAATTTTCTGATTATTAAAGCTATAAAAAGTAATGTTACAAAATAA
- a CDS encoding FprA family A-type flavoprotein yields MDNILNITDSIFYVGLNDRDTHLFENMWPLPKGVTYNSYIIKDEKNVLFDTVKATKTHLFIEKINNILEGKKLDYLVINHMEPDHSGSISDILRAYPDIKIVGNKKTFEFLKALYGIESNLYEVKDGDEIDLGKHKLKFYMTPMVHWPETMMTYEETEKILFAGDAFGGFGTLDGGVFDDEVDIEYYENEIRRYYSNIVGKFGPMVQRAMKKLSGLEVKIIASTHGPVWRTNPGRIISLYDKWSKYETEEGVVIAYGSMYGNTEKMADYIARCLSDEGIKNIRVMNSSEVHESFIINEIWRFKGVLFGTNTYNNGIFPRMENLLINLEHKGIKNRVFGVFGTYGWSGGGVKGIVEYIKKNKWEMVCDPVEVQFSAHEEHYEKLRTLAKEMAKRVKEN; encoded by the coding sequence ATGGATAATATTTTGAATATTACGGATTCAATTTTTTACGTTGGATTAAATGATAGAGATACTCATTTATTTGAAAACATGTGGCCTTTACCAAAAGGTGTTACGTATAACTCATATATTATAAAAGATGAAAAAAATGTTTTATTTGATACTGTAAAAGCTACAAAAACGCATTTGTTTATTGAAAAAATTAATAATATTCTAGAAGGTAAAAAGTTAGATTATTTGGTTATCAATCATATGGAACCAGACCACTCAGGTTCTATCTCCGATATTTTAAGAGCATATCCAGATATAAAAATTGTTGGTAATAAAAAAACTTTTGAATTTTTAAAAGCTTTATATGGTATTGAATCAAATTTATATGAAGTTAAAGATGGTGATGAAATAGATCTTGGAAAGCATAAATTAAAATTTTATATGACTCCGATGGTTCACTGGCCAGAAACCATGATGACATATGAAGAAACAGAAAAAATATTATTTGCTGGCGACGCTTTTGGAGGTTTTGGAACTTTAGATGGTGGCGTTTTTGATGATGAGGTTGATATAGAGTATTATGAAAATGAAATAAGAAGATATTATTCTAATATAGTTGGAAAATTTGGCCCTATGGTTCAAAGAGCTATGAAAAAATTATCAGGATTAGAGGTAAAGATTATCGCTTCTACTCACGGCCCTGTATGGAGAACAAATCCAGGAAGAATTATATCTTTATATGATAAATGGAGCAAATACGAAACAGAAGAAGGTGTTGTTATTGCATATGGATCGATGTATGGAAATACAGAAAAAATGGCTGATTATATAGCTAGATGTTTGTCTGATGAAGGTATTAAAAATATAAGGGTAATGAATTCTTCTGAAGTACATGAATCATTTATAATCAATGAAATATGGAGATTTAAAGGTGTTTTATTTGGAACTAATACATATAATAATGGTATTTTTCCAAGAATGGAAAACTTATTAATTAATTTAGAACATAAGGGAATTAAAAATAGGGTATTTGGAGTGTTTGGTACATACGGTTGGAGTGGTGGTGGAGTAAAAGGTATAGTTGAATATATAAAGAAAAACAAATGGGAAATGGTATGCGACCCTGTCGAAGTACAATTCTCTGCACATGAGGAACATTATGAAAAATTAAGAACTCTAGCCAAAGAAATGGCCAAAAGAGTCAAAGAAAATTAA